In Gambusia affinis linkage group LG08, SWU_Gaff_1.0, whole genome shotgun sequence, a single window of DNA contains:
- the LOC122834970 gene encoding transcription factor 12-like isoform X2: protein MYCAHPASGTGNNSLMYCYNMKPVYGQPPNSDGNSTSHPSSKVPSNVFASTFFEGMSNSPDIWSAVNGLNQQGYEGALGASAGHQTQLGSYNNLQPTHGNLVSFPSSALVNVDTKTLVFKTRLLSGQDFSPHSVLAAEMNRGLPPMSTFHRNNTVSRSPSDSHSENPAGSQVNVSGASQTGDTLGKALASIYSPDHTSSSFPSSSSTPVRSPSPLPNAAESTGNNLWPRSSVQPPVSPHFESSLISLSQVEDRLDRLDDVIHVLRNHAVGPTSCLPSDIHGLLGQSHHSHPASTAPLTCHTPAMVEGVSMNNNQSTFQSRTQNGHPYPPRQRNTFLQAAGGGGGGGLNVQSNLELKMESREVEEMMHTNHDHGSDSPRSDEESEHKTHGENSTQNSIHEDEDLSPEQKAERERERRMANNARERLRVRDINEAFKELGHMCQLHLNSEKPQTKLLVLHQAVAVILSLEQQVRERNLNPKAACLRRREEEKASSIMSDPQPVHLAFHPSLTDPSNPMGHL, encoded by the exons gtttaTGGGCAGCCTCCCAACTCTGATGGCAACTCAACTTCACACCCATCAAGCAAAGTCCCCAGCAATGTGTTTGCAAGCACCTTCTTTG AGGGGATGAGCAATTCTCCGGACATCTGGAGCGCCGTAAACGGGCTGAACCAGCAGGGCTATGAAGGTGCGCTGGGGGCCTCGGCGGGCCACCAAACACAGCTGGGGAGCTACAACAACCTGCAGCCGACCCACGGTAACCTGGTGAGTTTTCCTTCATCAGCCCTGGTGAATGTTGATAcaaaaactcttgtttttaaaacgCGTTTGCTTTCTGGTCAGGATTTCTCTCCTCATTCGGTGCTGGCGGCTGAAATGAACAGAGGATTACCGCCGATGTCCACCTTTCACCGCAACAACACGGTGTCCCGCTCTCCCTCTGACAGCCACTCCGAGAATCCAGCag GAAGCCAAGTGAATGTGTCAGGAGCGTCACAGACAGGCGATACGCTGGGAAAAGCTTTGGCCTCT ATTTATTCCCCCGATCACACGAGCAGCAGCTTCCCCTCCAGCTCCTCTACACCAGTGAGATCTCCTTCCCCGCTCCCAAACGCAGCTGAATCTACAG ggAACAACTTGTGGCCCCGCAGTTCAGTTCAGCCACCGGTGTCACCGCATTTTGAGTCCTCACTCATATCATTG TCTCAGGTGGAGGACCGCCTGGACAGATTGGACGACGTCATCCACGTTCTGAGGAACCACGCCGTGGGccccacttcctgtctgcccAGCGACATCCACGGCTTACTGGGCCAGTCCCACCACAGCCACCCAGCCAGCACCGCACCGCTCACCTGTCACACTCCAGCAATG GTCGAAGGTGTCTCCATGAACAACAATCAATCAACCTTCCAGAGCCGAACACAAAATGGCCACCCATATCCGCCCAGACAGAGGAACACATTCTTacaagctgcaggaggaggaggag GCGGTGGCTTGAATGTTCAGAGTAACCTGGAGTTAAAGATGGAAAGCAGGGAAGTGGAGGAGATGATGCACACCAACCACGACCACGGCTCAGACAGCCCGAGATCAGACGAGGAGAGTGAACACAAAACACACGGAGAGAACAGCACGCAGAACAG CATCCACGAGGACGAGGACCTGAGCCCAGAGCAGAAGGCCGAGCGCGAGCGAGAGCGGAGGATGGCCAACAACGCTAGAGAGCGTCTGCGGGTGCGGGACATCAACGAGGCCTTCAAGGAGCTGGGCCACATGTGTCAGCTGCACCTGAACAGCGAGAAGCCGCAGACCAAACTGCTGGTTCTGCACCAGGCCGTGGCCGTGATCCTTAGTCTGgagcagcaggtcagag AGAGAAACCTGAACCCAAAGGCTGCATGTCTGcggagaagagaagaagagaaggcGTCCAGCATCATGTCGGATCCACAGCCTGTACATCTCGCTTTCCATCCGAGCCTGACGGACCCGTCGAACCCCATGGGTCACCTCTGA
- the LOC122834970 gene encoding transcription factor 12-like isoform X1, producing MYCAHPASGTGNNSLMYCYNMKPVYGQPPNSDGNSTSHPSSKVPSNVFASTFFEGMSNSPDIWSAVNGLNQQGYEGALGASAGHQTQLGSYNNLQPTHGNLVSFPSSALVNVDTKTLVFKTRLLSGQDFSPHSVLAAEMNRGLPPMSTFHRNNTVSRSPSDSHSENPAGSQVNVSGASQTGDTLGKALASIYSPDHTSSSFPSSSSTPVRSPSPLPNAAESTGNNLWPRSSVQPPVSPHFESSLISLSQVEDRLDRLDDVIHVLRNHAVGPTSCLPSDIHGLLGQSHHSHPASTAPLTCHTPAMVEGVSMNNNQSTFQSRTQNGHPYPPRQRNTFLQAAGGGGGGGGLNVQSNLELKMESREVEEMMHTNHDHGSDSPRSDEESEHKTHGENSTQNSIHEDEDLSPEQKAERERERRMANNARERLRVRDINEAFKELGHMCQLHLNSEKPQTKLLVLHQAVAVILSLEQQVRERNLNPKAACLRRREEEKASSIMSDPQPVHLAFHPSLTDPSNPMGHL from the exons gtttaTGGGCAGCCTCCCAACTCTGATGGCAACTCAACTTCACACCCATCAAGCAAAGTCCCCAGCAATGTGTTTGCAAGCACCTTCTTTG AGGGGATGAGCAATTCTCCGGACATCTGGAGCGCCGTAAACGGGCTGAACCAGCAGGGCTATGAAGGTGCGCTGGGGGCCTCGGCGGGCCACCAAACACAGCTGGGGAGCTACAACAACCTGCAGCCGACCCACGGTAACCTGGTGAGTTTTCCTTCATCAGCCCTGGTGAATGTTGATAcaaaaactcttgtttttaaaacgCGTTTGCTTTCTGGTCAGGATTTCTCTCCTCATTCGGTGCTGGCGGCTGAAATGAACAGAGGATTACCGCCGATGTCCACCTTTCACCGCAACAACACGGTGTCCCGCTCTCCCTCTGACAGCCACTCCGAGAATCCAGCag GAAGCCAAGTGAATGTGTCAGGAGCGTCACAGACAGGCGATACGCTGGGAAAAGCTTTGGCCTCT ATTTATTCCCCCGATCACACGAGCAGCAGCTTCCCCTCCAGCTCCTCTACACCAGTGAGATCTCCTTCCCCGCTCCCAAACGCAGCTGAATCTACAG ggAACAACTTGTGGCCCCGCAGTTCAGTTCAGCCACCGGTGTCACCGCATTTTGAGTCCTCACTCATATCATTG TCTCAGGTGGAGGACCGCCTGGACAGATTGGACGACGTCATCCACGTTCTGAGGAACCACGCCGTGGGccccacttcctgtctgcccAGCGACATCCACGGCTTACTGGGCCAGTCCCACCACAGCCACCCAGCCAGCACCGCACCGCTCACCTGTCACACTCCAGCAATG GTCGAAGGTGTCTCCATGAACAACAATCAATCAACCTTCCAGAGCCGAACACAAAATGGCCACCCATATCCGCCCAGACAGAGGAACACATTCTTacaagctgcaggaggaggaggaggag GCGGTGGCTTGAATGTTCAGAGTAACCTGGAGTTAAAGATGGAAAGCAGGGAAGTGGAGGAGATGATGCACACCAACCACGACCACGGCTCAGACAGCCCGAGATCAGACGAGGAGAGTGAACACAAAACACACGGAGAGAACAGCACGCAGAACAG CATCCACGAGGACGAGGACCTGAGCCCAGAGCAGAAGGCCGAGCGCGAGCGAGAGCGGAGGATGGCCAACAACGCTAGAGAGCGTCTGCGGGTGCGGGACATCAACGAGGCCTTCAAGGAGCTGGGCCACATGTGTCAGCTGCACCTGAACAGCGAGAAGCCGCAGACCAAACTGCTGGTTCTGCACCAGGCCGTGGCCGTGATCCTTAGTCTGgagcagcaggtcagag AGAGAAACCTGAACCCAAAGGCTGCATGTCTGcggagaagagaagaagagaaggcGTCCAGCATCATGTCGGATCCACAGCCTGTACATCTCGCTTTCCATCCGAGCCTGACGGACCCGTCGAACCCCATGGGTCACCTCTGA
- the LOC122834970 gene encoding transcription factor 12-like isoform X3, which yields MHQKPQPTHLPQCTRCADCKVYGQPPNSDGNSTSHPSSKVPSNVFASTFFEGMSNSPDIWSAVNGLNQQGYEGALGASAGHQTQLGSYNNLQPTHGNLVSFPSSALVNVDTKTLVFKTRLLSGQDFSPHSVLAAEMNRGLPPMSTFHRNNTVSRSPSDSHSENPAGSQVNVSGASQTGDTLGKALASIYSPDHTSSSFPSSSSTPVRSPSPLPNAAESTGNNLWPRSSVQPPVSPHFESSLISLSQVEDRLDRLDDVIHVLRNHAVGPTSCLPSDIHGLLGQSHHSHPASTAPLTCHTPAMVEGVSMNNNQSTFQSRTQNGHPYPPRQRNTFLQAAGGGGGGGGLNVQSNLELKMESREVEEMMHTNHDHGSDSPRSDEESEHKTHGENSTQNSIHEDEDLSPEQKAERERERRMANNARERLRVRDINEAFKELGHMCQLHLNSEKPQTKLLVLHQAVAVILSLEQQVRERNLNPKAACLRRREEEKASSIMSDPQPVHLAFHPSLTDPSNPMGHL from the exons gtttaTGGGCAGCCTCCCAACTCTGATGGCAACTCAACTTCACACCCATCAAGCAAAGTCCCCAGCAATGTGTTTGCAAGCACCTTCTTTG AGGGGATGAGCAATTCTCCGGACATCTGGAGCGCCGTAAACGGGCTGAACCAGCAGGGCTATGAAGGTGCGCTGGGGGCCTCGGCGGGCCACCAAACACAGCTGGGGAGCTACAACAACCTGCAGCCGACCCACGGTAACCTGGTGAGTTTTCCTTCATCAGCCCTGGTGAATGTTGATAcaaaaactcttgtttttaaaacgCGTTTGCTTTCTGGTCAGGATTTCTCTCCTCATTCGGTGCTGGCGGCTGAAATGAACAGAGGATTACCGCCGATGTCCACCTTTCACCGCAACAACACGGTGTCCCGCTCTCCCTCTGACAGCCACTCCGAGAATCCAGCag GAAGCCAAGTGAATGTGTCAGGAGCGTCACAGACAGGCGATACGCTGGGAAAAGCTTTGGCCTCT ATTTATTCCCCCGATCACACGAGCAGCAGCTTCCCCTCCAGCTCCTCTACACCAGTGAGATCTCCTTCCCCGCTCCCAAACGCAGCTGAATCTACAG ggAACAACTTGTGGCCCCGCAGTTCAGTTCAGCCACCGGTGTCACCGCATTTTGAGTCCTCACTCATATCATTG TCTCAGGTGGAGGACCGCCTGGACAGATTGGACGACGTCATCCACGTTCTGAGGAACCACGCCGTGGGccccacttcctgtctgcccAGCGACATCCACGGCTTACTGGGCCAGTCCCACCACAGCCACCCAGCCAGCACCGCACCGCTCACCTGTCACACTCCAGCAATG GTCGAAGGTGTCTCCATGAACAACAATCAATCAACCTTCCAGAGCCGAACACAAAATGGCCACCCATATCCGCCCAGACAGAGGAACACATTCTTacaagctgcaggaggaggaggaggag GCGGTGGCTTGAATGTTCAGAGTAACCTGGAGTTAAAGATGGAAAGCAGGGAAGTGGAGGAGATGATGCACACCAACCACGACCACGGCTCAGACAGCCCGAGATCAGACGAGGAGAGTGAACACAAAACACACGGAGAGAACAGCACGCAGAACAG CATCCACGAGGACGAGGACCTGAGCCCAGAGCAGAAGGCCGAGCGCGAGCGAGAGCGGAGGATGGCCAACAACGCTAGAGAGCGTCTGCGGGTGCGGGACATCAACGAGGCCTTCAAGGAGCTGGGCCACATGTGTCAGCTGCACCTGAACAGCGAGAAGCCGCAGACCAAACTGCTGGTTCTGCACCAGGCCGTGGCCGTGATCCTTAGTCTGgagcagcaggtcagag AGAGAAACCTGAACCCAAAGGCTGCATGTCTGcggagaagagaagaagagaaggcGTCCAGCATCATGTCGGATCCACAGCCTGTACATCTCGCTTTCCATCCGAGCCTGACGGACCCGTCGAACCCCATGGGTCACCTCTGA
- the LOC122834970 gene encoding transcription factor 12-like isoform X4, which translates to MYCAHPASGTGNNSLMYCYNMKPVYGQPPNSDGNSTSHPSSKVPSNVFASTFFEGMSNSPDIWSAVNGLNQQGYEGALGASAGHQTQLGSYNNLQPTHGNLDFSPHSVLAAEMNRGLPPMSTFHRNNTVSRSPSDSHSENPAGSQVNVSGASQTGDTLGKALASIYSPDHTSSSFPSSSSTPVRSPSPLPNAAESTGNNLWPRSSVQPPVSPHFESSLISLSQVEDRLDRLDDVIHVLRNHAVGPTSCLPSDIHGLLGQSHHSHPASTAPLTCHTPAMVEGVSMNNNQSTFQSRTQNGHPYPPRQRNTFLQAAGGGGGGGGLNVQSNLELKMESREVEEMMHTNHDHGSDSPRSDEESEHKTHGENSTQNSIHEDEDLSPEQKAERERERRMANNARERLRVRDINEAFKELGHMCQLHLNSEKPQTKLLVLHQAVAVILSLEQQVRERNLNPKAACLRRREEEKASSIMSDPQPVHLAFHPSLTDPSNPMGHL; encoded by the exons gtttaTGGGCAGCCTCCCAACTCTGATGGCAACTCAACTTCACACCCATCAAGCAAAGTCCCCAGCAATGTGTTTGCAAGCACCTTCTTTG AGGGGATGAGCAATTCTCCGGACATCTGGAGCGCCGTAAACGGGCTGAACCAGCAGGGCTATGAAGGTGCGCTGGGGGCCTCGGCGGGCCACCAAACACAGCTGGGGAGCTACAACAACCTGCAGCCGACCCACGGTAACCTG GATTTCTCTCCTCATTCGGTGCTGGCGGCTGAAATGAACAGAGGATTACCGCCGATGTCCACCTTTCACCGCAACAACACGGTGTCCCGCTCTCCCTCTGACAGCCACTCCGAGAATCCAGCag GAAGCCAAGTGAATGTGTCAGGAGCGTCACAGACAGGCGATACGCTGGGAAAAGCTTTGGCCTCT ATTTATTCCCCCGATCACACGAGCAGCAGCTTCCCCTCCAGCTCCTCTACACCAGTGAGATCTCCTTCCCCGCTCCCAAACGCAGCTGAATCTACAG ggAACAACTTGTGGCCCCGCAGTTCAGTTCAGCCACCGGTGTCACCGCATTTTGAGTCCTCACTCATATCATTG TCTCAGGTGGAGGACCGCCTGGACAGATTGGACGACGTCATCCACGTTCTGAGGAACCACGCCGTGGGccccacttcctgtctgcccAGCGACATCCACGGCTTACTGGGCCAGTCCCACCACAGCCACCCAGCCAGCACCGCACCGCTCACCTGTCACACTCCAGCAATG GTCGAAGGTGTCTCCATGAACAACAATCAATCAACCTTCCAGAGCCGAACACAAAATGGCCACCCATATCCGCCCAGACAGAGGAACACATTCTTacaagctgcaggaggaggaggaggag GCGGTGGCTTGAATGTTCAGAGTAACCTGGAGTTAAAGATGGAAAGCAGGGAAGTGGAGGAGATGATGCACACCAACCACGACCACGGCTCAGACAGCCCGAGATCAGACGAGGAGAGTGAACACAAAACACACGGAGAGAACAGCACGCAGAACAG CATCCACGAGGACGAGGACCTGAGCCCAGAGCAGAAGGCCGAGCGCGAGCGAGAGCGGAGGATGGCCAACAACGCTAGAGAGCGTCTGCGGGTGCGGGACATCAACGAGGCCTTCAAGGAGCTGGGCCACATGTGTCAGCTGCACCTGAACAGCGAGAAGCCGCAGACCAAACTGCTGGTTCTGCACCAGGCCGTGGCCGTGATCCTTAGTCTGgagcagcaggtcagag AGAGAAACCTGAACCCAAAGGCTGCATGTCTGcggagaagagaagaagagaaggcGTCCAGCATCATGTCGGATCCACAGCCTGTACATCTCGCTTTCCATCCGAGCCTGACGGACCCGTCGAACCCCATGGGTCACCTCTGA